From a region of the Salvelinus alpinus chromosome 2, SLU_Salpinus.1, whole genome shotgun sequence genome:
- the LOC139567658 gene encoding dual specificity mitogen-activated protein kinase kinase 7-like isoform X1, translated as MSSLEQRLSRIEEKLKQENKDARRRIDLNIDMSPQRSRPRPIIVIQLSPAPAPSQRAALQLPLANDGGGSRSSSSESSPQHHSYPSRPRHMLNLPTPQYGLVKSLENAEIDQKLQEIMKQTGYLKIDGQRYPAEVSDLISEGEIGSGTCGQVFKVRFKKTGHVIAVKQMRRTGNKDENKRILMDLDVVLKSHDCPYIIQCYGAIVTNTDVFIAMELMGTCAEKLKKRIQGPIPERILGKMTVAIVSALLYLKEKHGVIHRDVKPSNILLDNKGQIKLCDFGISGRLVDSKAKTRSAGCAAYMAPERIDPPDPSKPDYDIRADVWSLGISLVELATGQFPYKNCKTDFEVLTKVLQEDPPSLPLSMDFSLDFQSFVKDCLTKDHRKRPKYHKLLEHSFIRRYEVLVVDVAGWFQAVMERTESPRSSQCYSQHQLHSLFSR; from the exons ATGTCGTCGCTGGAACAGAGACTCTCCAGAATCGAGGAGAAACTAAAGCAAGAAAATAAAGATGCTCGTAGAAGAATTGACCTCAATATCGACATGAGTCCACAACGTTCACGTCCGAGGCCAA TCATCGTGATCCAGCTCAgtcctgctccagctccttcccAGCGTGCAG CTCTTCAGCTGCCCCTGGCCAACGACGGAGGGGGGAGTCGCTCCTCGTCCTCTGAGAGCTCACCCCAGCACCATTCCTACCCCAGCCGCCCGCGACACATGCTCAACCTGCCCACGCCACAGTACGGCCTGGTGAAGAGCCTGGAGAA TGCGGAGATAGACCAGAAGCTGCAGGAGATCATGAAACAGACAGGCTACCTGAAGATTGACGGCCAG CGGTACCCAGCCGAGGTCAGTGACCTGATCAGCGAGGGGGAGATCGGCAGCGGCACGTGCGGTCAGGTGTTCAAAGTGCGCTTCAAGAAGACGGGCCACGTCATCGCCGTCAAA caAATGCGCCGGACAGGAAACAAGGACGAGAACAAGAGGATTCTGATGGATCTGGATGTTGTGTTGAAGAGCCACGACTGCCCTTACATCATCCAGTGCTATGGCGCCATAGTTACCAAC ACGGATGTGTTCATCGCAATGGAGCTGATGGGGACGTGTGCTGAGAAACTCAAGAAGAGGATCCAGGGGCCCATCCCTGAACGCATCCTGGGAAagatgactgtggca ATAGTGTCGGCTCTACTGTACCTGAAGGAGAAGCACGGTGTGATCCACCGGGACGTGAAGCCCTCCAACATTCTGTTGGACAACAAGGGCCAGATCAAGCTGTGTGACTTTGGCATCAGTGGACGACTCGTCGACTCAAAGGCCAAGACCCGCAGCGCCGGCTGTGCTGCCTACATGGCT CCTGAGAGAATAGACCCCCCAGATCCCAGCAAGCCTGACTATGACATCAGAGCAGACGTCTGGAGCCTGGGCATCTCTCTG GTGGAGCTGGCCACAGGACAGTTCCCCTATAAGAACTGCAAGACCGACTTTGAGGTCCTGACCAAAGTGCTGCAGGAAGACCCTCCCTCGCTCCCCCTCAGCATGGACTTCTCCCTCGACTTCCAGTCCTTCGTCAAAGACTG CCTTACAAAGGATCACAGAAAAAGGCCAAAATACCACAAGCTGCTC gaGCACAGTTTCATTCGGCGCTATGAGGTGCTGGTGGTGGACGTTGCGGGCTGGTTCCAGGCGGTGATGGAGCGCACTGAGTCGCCGCGCAGCAGCCAATGTTACAGCCAGCACCAGCTCCATTCGCTCTTCAGCAGGTAG
- the LOC139567658 gene encoding dual specificity mitogen-activated protein kinase kinase 7-like isoform X2, which translates to MSSLEQRLSRIEEKLKQENKDARRRIDLNIDMSPQRSRPRPTLQLPLANDGGGSRSSSSESSPQHHSYPSRPRHMLNLPTPQYGLVKSLENAEIDQKLQEIMKQTGYLKIDGQRYPAEVSDLISEGEIGSGTCGQVFKVRFKKTGHVIAVKQMRRTGNKDENKRILMDLDVVLKSHDCPYIIQCYGAIVTNTDVFIAMELMGTCAEKLKKRIQGPIPERILGKMTVAIVSALLYLKEKHGVIHRDVKPSNILLDNKGQIKLCDFGISGRLVDSKAKTRSAGCAAYMAPERIDPPDPSKPDYDIRADVWSLGISLVELATGQFPYKNCKTDFEVLTKVLQEDPPSLPLSMDFSLDFQSFVKDCLTKDHRKRPKYHKLLEHSFIRRYEVLVVDVAGWFQAVMERTESPRSSQCYSQHQLHSLFSR; encoded by the exons ATGTCGTCGCTGGAACAGAGACTCTCCAGAATCGAGGAGAAACTAAAGCAAGAAAATAAAGATGCTCGTAGAAGAATTGACCTCAATATCGACATGAGTCCACAACGTTCACGTCCGAGGCCAA CTCTTCAGCTGCCCCTGGCCAACGACGGAGGGGGGAGTCGCTCCTCGTCCTCTGAGAGCTCACCCCAGCACCATTCCTACCCCAGCCGCCCGCGACACATGCTCAACCTGCCCACGCCACAGTACGGCCTGGTGAAGAGCCTGGAGAA TGCGGAGATAGACCAGAAGCTGCAGGAGATCATGAAACAGACAGGCTACCTGAAGATTGACGGCCAG CGGTACCCAGCCGAGGTCAGTGACCTGATCAGCGAGGGGGAGATCGGCAGCGGCACGTGCGGTCAGGTGTTCAAAGTGCGCTTCAAGAAGACGGGCCACGTCATCGCCGTCAAA caAATGCGCCGGACAGGAAACAAGGACGAGAACAAGAGGATTCTGATGGATCTGGATGTTGTGTTGAAGAGCCACGACTGCCCTTACATCATCCAGTGCTATGGCGCCATAGTTACCAAC ACGGATGTGTTCATCGCAATGGAGCTGATGGGGACGTGTGCTGAGAAACTCAAGAAGAGGATCCAGGGGCCCATCCCTGAACGCATCCTGGGAAagatgactgtggca ATAGTGTCGGCTCTACTGTACCTGAAGGAGAAGCACGGTGTGATCCACCGGGACGTGAAGCCCTCCAACATTCTGTTGGACAACAAGGGCCAGATCAAGCTGTGTGACTTTGGCATCAGTGGACGACTCGTCGACTCAAAGGCCAAGACCCGCAGCGCCGGCTGTGCTGCCTACATGGCT CCTGAGAGAATAGACCCCCCAGATCCCAGCAAGCCTGACTATGACATCAGAGCAGACGTCTGGAGCCTGGGCATCTCTCTG GTGGAGCTGGCCACAGGACAGTTCCCCTATAAGAACTGCAAGACCGACTTTGAGGTCCTGACCAAAGTGCTGCAGGAAGACCCTCCCTCGCTCCCCCTCAGCATGGACTTCTCCCTCGACTTCCAGTCCTTCGTCAAAGACTG CCTTACAAAGGATCACAGAAAAAGGCCAAAATACCACAAGCTGCTC gaGCACAGTTTCATTCGGCGCTATGAGGTGCTGGTGGTGGACGTTGCGGGCTGGTTCCAGGCGGTGATGGAGCGCACTGAGTCGCCGCGCAGCAGCCAATGTTACAGCCAGCACCAGCTCCATTCGCTCTTCAGCAGGTAG